In one Hypomesus transpacificus isolate Combined female chromosome 18, fHypTra1, whole genome shotgun sequence genomic region, the following are encoded:
- the LOC124480697 gene encoding uncharacterized protein LOC124480697, whose translation MEFRVCKDILFLSLVFTTLIWLNTLSTSAFECGKDNTATAAMASSWNGLRPAASLNLQISLQKLSVFFFSVQTLRWMVRHCWTILSIASGSLILSSLVREIVKATHRFLTFCSSSGARWSSAAFESKRKPRYGTGLMYPSRGPFKTSTFASGFRTLLLTDLMRLTKLSSSLRGSTCSPSNAFMANCTSPSTDFRKVLHTAWDRLIRCMGDSKLQGVTHTTDEDQIFKAILMFEHCMDPIIYPCHYRGIVSPYPKELLFNKRALF comes from the exons ATGGAGTTCAGGGTTTGCAAGGACATCCTGTTCCTGAGTTTGGTCTTCACCACACTCATCTGGCTGAACACTCTCTCAACTTCAGCATTTGAGTGTGGCAAAGACAACACAGCCACAGCAGCCATGGCGAGTTCCTGGAATGGATTGAGACCAGCTGCGTCCCTGAACCTCCAAATCTCACTCCAGAAGCTCAGCGTGTTCTTTTTCTCAGTCCAGACACTGAGGTGGATGGTACGCCATTGCTGGACAATCTTGTCTATTGCTTCAG GCAGTCTCATCCTCAGCTCATTGGTGAGGGAGATAGTGAAGGCAACACACCGTTTTCTGACATTCTGCTCATCGTCAGGCGCAAGGTGGAGCTCAGCTGCCTTTGAATCAAAAAGGAAACCGAGGTATGGAACAGGACTTATGTATCCATCGAGAGGCCCTTTCAAGACATCCACCTTTGCCAGTGGATTCAGGACACTGCTGCTCACAGACTTAATGAGGCTCACCAAGCTGTCAAGTAGCTTGAGAGGATCGACCTGCTCTCCCTCAAACGCTTTCATGGCCAACTGTACCTCTCCCAGCACTGACTTCAGAAAG GTACTCCACACTGCGTGGGATCGTCTCATTCGATGCATGGGTGACAGCAAGCTGCAGGGAGTGACACACACAACGGATGAGGACCAGATCTTTAAGGCCATACTCATGTTTGAGCACTGCATGGACCCCATTATTTATCCCTGTCATTACAGAGGCATTGTCAGTCCCTATCCCAAGGAGCTTCTCTTTAACAAGAGAGCACTTTTCTAA